One segment of Nitrosopumilus sp. DNA contains the following:
- the lysW/argW gene encoding alpha-aminoadipate/glutamate carrier protein LysW → MNCPECDATLNIPDDASVGEIVSCPDCGADFEIAKKDGSNVELKQAESVGEDWGE, encoded by the coding sequence ATGAACTGCCCAGAATGTGACGCAACACTAAACATCCCAGATGATGCCTCAGTTGGAGAAATAGTCTCCTGTCCTGATTGTGGTGCCGACTTTGAAATCGCAAAAAAAGACGGATCAAATGTTGAGCTTAAACAAGCAGAAAGCGTAGGCGAAGACTGGGGAGAGTAA
- a CDS encoding ABC transporter ATP-binding protein gives MTKLEAKNIVKYFAHDSHKLKALGGVNLQVEAGDFVCLVGPSGCGKSTFLRIVAGLETPDEGQILFDGRPVGETGPERIMVFQEGALFPWLKVQDNVEFGLKMAGIPKDERAKISNRYLDMMQLTKFADSYTFQLSTGMKQRVAIARALVMDPDVLLMDEPFAALDAQTRDLLLVEMQLIWEKTKKTILFVTHNVAEAAVLGTKVAIFTNRPSIIKKEVENNFPRPRVTQDESLLKFQQDILAELRPEVKKSKE, from the coding sequence ATGACTAAACTTGAAGCAAAAAATATTGTAAAATATTTTGCCCATGATTCACACAAACTAAAGGCACTTGGAGGTGTAAATCTACAGGTAGAAGCTGGTGATTTTGTATGCTTAGTTGGACCATCAGGATGTGGAAAATCTACCTTTTTACGAATCGTTGCAGGCTTGGAAACTCCTGATGAAGGCCAAATTCTATTTGATGGTAGACCAGTTGGTGAAACCGGTCCTGAGAGAATTATGGTCTTCCAAGAAGGTGCATTATTTCCTTGGCTCAAAGTTCAGGATAATGTAGAATTTGGACTAAAGATGGCTGGAATTCCAAAAGATGAGCGAGCAAAGATATCCAATAGATATCTGGATATGATGCAGCTAACCAAATTTGCAGACTCTTACACATTTCAACTTTCAACTGGAATGAAACAACGTGTAGCTATTGCGAGAGCTCTTGTAATGGATCCTGATGTACTGTTAATGGATGAGCCATTTGCAGCACTTGATGCACAAACTCGCGATTTATTGTTAGTTGAAATGCAATTGATTTGGGAAAAAACAAAGAAAACAATTCTATTTGTAACTCATAATGTTGCAGAAGCTGCAGTCCTTGGAACTAAAGTTGCAATTTTTACTAACCGTCCGTCAATAATTAAAAAAGAAGTTGAAAATAATTTCCCAAGACCCAGAGTCACTCAAGATGAATCATTATTAAAATTCCAACAAGACATTTTAGCAGAATTACGACCTGAGGTAAAGAAAAGTAAAGAGTGA
- a CDS encoding argininosuccinate synthase, translated as MTQKGILAFSGGLDTSVVVKYLQEEHDMDVITVTVDVGQGDDNKKIAAKAKKLGVKKHYNIDARKEFVKDYIFPSIKANALYQKKYCLATALARPLIAEKVLEIAKKEKVTSLAHGCSGKGNDQVRFDITLRSGSDLPIIAPIRDKNLDRVTELKFAKKHGIEIDSVAKKFSIDQNLWGRAIEGGVLEDPYNEPPDDAFIWVKTKNLPDKPTYLEIKFDKGIPVAVDGKIMESQKLIEYVNKKAGSAGVGIVDHIEDRVVGIKSREVYETPAATCLIEAHQDLEKMVHTKHENKFKSLIDDEWSYLVYSGLWQDPLKTDLDGFIEASQKPVSGTVKLKLYKGSLRVVGRKSKNSLYSHNIATYGSESTFDQRLAKGFVELWGMQSTEANKLQKKRSTKT; from the coding sequence ATGACTCAAAAAGGAATTCTTGCATTTTCTGGTGGACTAGATACATCAGTTGTTGTAAAATATTTACAAGAAGAACATGACATGGATGTAATTACAGTTACAGTGGATGTTGGACAAGGAGATGATAATAAAAAAATTGCAGCAAAGGCAAAAAAGTTAGGTGTAAAAAAACATTACAACATTGATGCAAGAAAAGAATTTGTCAAAGACTATATTTTCCCATCAATTAAGGCAAATGCATTATATCAAAAAAAATATTGTCTTGCAACAGCTCTTGCAAGACCATTGATTGCTGAAAAAGTTTTAGAGATTGCAAAAAAAGAAAAAGTCACATCACTTGCACATGGATGTTCGGGAAAAGGAAATGACCAAGTTCGTTTTGATATTACACTAAGGTCTGGATCTGATCTTCCAATCATTGCACCAATTCGAGATAAGAATTTGGATAGAGTTACAGAATTAAAGTTTGCAAAAAAACATGGAATAGAAATTGATTCTGTTGCAAAAAAATTCAGTATTGATCAAAATTTATGGGGACGTGCAATTGAAGGAGGAGTTTTAGAGGATCCATACAATGAACCACCAGATGATGCATTCATTTGGGTTAAAACAAAAAACTTACCTGATAAACCAACCTATCTAGAAATTAAATTTGATAAAGGAATTCCAGTAGCAGTAGATGGTAAAATTATGGAATCACAAAAATTAATAGAGTATGTAAACAAAAAAGCAGGTTCTGCTGGGGTTGGAATAGTTGATCATATTGAAGACAGAGTTGTCGGAATAAAATCAAGAGAAGTATATGAAACTCCTGCTGCAACTTGTCTAATTGAAGCACATCAAGATTTAGAAAAGATGGTCCATACAAAACATGAAAACAAGTTCAAGTCCTTAATTGATGATGAATGGTCATATTTGGTATACTCAGGATTATGGCAAGATCCTCTAAAAACAGATCTGGACGGATTTATTGAGGCATCACAAAAACCCGTATCAGGAACAGTCAAACTCAAGCTATACAAGGGCAGTCTCAGAGTAGTTGGAAGAAAATCAAAAAATTCATTGTATAGTCACAATATTGCAACATATGGATCAGAATCAACTTTCGATCAAAGATTAGCTAAAGGATTTGTCGAATTGTGGGGAATGCAATCAACAGAAGCTAATAAATTACAAAAGAAAAGGTCAACAAAAACATGA
- the lysM gene encoding HTH-type transcriptional regulator LysM, producing the protein MYKDKVDEKIIGYLKEDSRESFVDIGKKLKLSESAVRRRVKNLVDSGTIKKFTLELGEENTTSAIVLVSVDSATDTAKVSLKLAKLEGVKTVYEITGQYDITTIISAPSIAEINSSIDALRKITGVVDTNTVIILRKVI; encoded by the coding sequence ATGTATAAAGACAAAGTAGACGAAAAAATTATTGGATATCTGAAAGAAGATTCAAGAGAATCTTTTGTAGATATTGGAAAAAAATTAAAGCTATCAGAATCAGCAGTTAGAAGAAGAGTTAAAAATTTAGTTGATAGTGGAACAATTAAAAAATTCACACTTGAGTTAGGTGAAGAAAATACAACAAGTGCAATTGTTCTTGTTTCAGTAGACTCTGCAACAGATACGGCAAAAGTTTCATTGAAGCTGGCTAAACTTGAAGGAGTGAAAACAGTTTATGAAATTACTGGTCAGTATGACATCACTACAATAATTAGTGCACCAAGTATTGCAGAAATCAATAGTAGTATTGATGCATTAAGAAAAATTACGGGTGTAGTCGATACAAACACAGTAATTATTTTAAGAAAAGTCATCTAA
- a CDS encoding ABC transporter permease: MAKNFTPHRIAFYIGIIVVWQVISMSGLWPDNIFPSPYEVAEDLAYGASDGSLFYGIATSMWRLAIGLAIAIVGGVVLGIFMARVEVVNQTVGSLVLGLQSIPSIAWVPLAILWFGLTDGGIIFVTAIGAIFAVTINTYTGVKNINPHFIEAARNMGAKGTQLITAVLIPAAFPYMISGFKQGWAFAWRGVIGAELLFSFLGLGFLLNAGRSLTDVSQVIAIMLVIMGIGLVIDGLIFKRLEHKVMSRWGLR, encoded by the coding sequence ATGGCAAAAAATTTTACTCCTCATAGAATTGCATTTTACATTGGAATAATAGTGGTCTGGCAAGTAATTTCTATGTCTGGACTTTGGCCTGATAACATTTTTCCATCTCCATATGAGGTAGCTGAAGATTTAGCATATGGTGCATCTGATGGTAGTTTATTTTATGGAATTGCAACAAGTATGTGGCGATTAGCAATTGGACTTGCTATAGCTATTGTAGGTGGTGTTGTGTTGGGAATATTTATGGCAAGAGTAGAAGTTGTAAATCAAACTGTTGGTTCACTTGTATTGGGATTACAATCAATTCCATCAATTGCATGGGTTCCACTTGCAATACTTTGGTTTGGATTAACTGATGGTGGAATAATTTTTGTTACGGCAATTGGTGCAATTTTTGCTGTAACTATTAACACCTACACTGGTGTCAAAAACATTAATCCTCACTTTATTGAGGCTGCAAGAAATATGGGTGCTAAGGGCACTCAATTGATTACTGCTGTTTTGATACCAGCAGCATTTCCATACATGATTTCAGGATTCAAGCAAGGATGGGCATTTGCCTGGAGAGGTGTGATAGGTGCCGAACTACTATTTTCATTCCTAGGATTGGGCTTTTTGTTAAATGCTGGGCGTTCTCTAACTGATGTCTCACAGGTAATTGCAATAATGCTTGTGATTATGGGAATTGGTCTTGTAATTGATGGTCTCATATTCAAGAGATTAGAACATAAAGTAATGTCACGATGGGGATTGAGATAA
- a CDS encoding ABC transporter substrate-binding protein gives MKNRSVLVAGIVGVALISALIISQNSDKSSTEKIRIAFFPNIGHAVPIVGIEKGFFANKIGNEIKIETRVFDSGPQVIESLFANSIDFAYVGPIPAINGYLKSENHNIRILSGAASGGASFIVHPNSEINNASDFRGKKIAAPQIGNTQDVSLRTFISEHGLKPAEKGGSVIIYNIPNPDIYTLFVKGEIDGAWVAEPWATILETELDGKRLFYEEDLWPNNEFTTVLLIANTDFVKKNPALAINFLESHQETVMWINENPIETRIIFNDFIKSHLGKSMSDEVIDTALSNLVITSNPLPNSVYSFAEKADALGYLGRNGYDLTNIFYYFDTDTLEVNLTK, from the coding sequence ATGAAAAATAGATCGGTACTTGTAGCAGGAATTGTAGGTGTTGCATTGATTTCTGCGCTTATTATTTCTCAAAATTCTGATAAATCGTCTACTGAAAAGATTAGAATTGCTTTTTTTCCAAATATAGGACACGCAGTACCTATTGTTGGAATTGAAAAAGGATTCTTTGCAAATAAAATTGGTAATGAGATAAAAATTGAAACTAGAGTTTTTGATAGTGGGCCACAAGTAATTGAATCATTATTTGCGAATTCAATTGATTTTGCATATGTTGGACCAATTCCTGCAATTAATGGATATTTAAAATCTGAAAACCATAACATCAGAATTCTTTCTGGTGCTGCAAGTGGTGGTGCCAGCTTTATTGTTCATCCAAATTCAGAAATTAATAATGCTTCTGATTTTAGAGGTAAAAAAATAGCTGCTCCACAAATTGGTAATACTCAAGATGTTTCTTTGCGAACTTTTATCTCTGAACATGGATTAAAACCTGCAGAAAAAGGAGGTTCTGTAATAATCTATAATATTCCAAACCCTGACATCTATACATTATTTGTAAAAGGAGAAATTGATGGTGCCTGGGTTGCAGAACCATGGGCCACAATTTTAGAAACTGAACTTGATGGAAAACGATTATTCTATGAAGAGGATTTATGGCCAAATAATGAATTTACTACTGTTCTTTTAATTGCAAATACTGATTTTGTTAAAAAAAATCCTGCATTAGCAATTAATTTCTTAGAATCACATCAAGAAACTGTAATGTGGATTAATGAGAATCCTATTGAAACAAGAATCATATTTAATGATTTTATAAAATCACATTTGGGAAAATCAATGTCTGATGAAGTAATTGATACTGCTCTATCTAATTTGGTAATTACTTCTAACCCCCTTCCAAACTCTGTTTATTCGTTTGCAGAAAAAGCAGATGCACTTGGTTACTTGGGACGAAATGGATATGACTTGACTAATATTTTTTATTATTTTGATACTGACACTTTGGAGGTAAATTTAACTAAATGA
- the lysX gene encoding lysine biosynthesis protein LysX yields the protein MSKVCIVFDRLRAEEKMLQKEASELGHDTVMLDAKITQINTDSKKADFDLGDVVLERCVSYFRGLHFTASLEFLDIPVLNKFEVANICGNKMFMTLLLKKNNIPTPKTYFSFSSESAAENLEKVGFPLVIKPVIGSWGRGIMPIKDKDTMDAVFEIRDITDSPHDRIYYLQEVIKRPPRDIRVITIGDEPIAAMYRKSSGGFKTNIALGADPELCEITKDMEDLASKASKAMGSGILGIDMMEDEKRGLVVHEVNNTVEFKGLARVAKQNIPKKMVEFALDYVRK from the coding sequence ATGTCAAAAGTCTGTATTGTGTTTGACCGCTTAAGAGCGGAAGAAAAGATGCTCCAAAAGGAGGCATCAGAACTAGGACATGATACAGTGATGCTAGATGCAAAGATCACACAGATAAACACAGATAGTAAAAAAGCCGATTTTGATCTTGGAGATGTTGTTTTAGAGAGATGTGTTAGTTATTTTAGAGGTCTTCACTTTACTGCAAGTTTAGAATTCCTAGACATACCAGTTCTTAACAAATTTGAAGTTGCAAATATTTGTGGAAACAAAATGTTCATGACTTTACTTTTAAAGAAAAATAATATTCCTACTCCTAAAACATATTTTTCATTTTCAAGTGAGAGTGCAGCTGAGAATTTAGAAAAAGTTGGATTTCCATTAGTCATCAAACCAGTAATTGGTAGTTGGGGAAGAGGAATAATGCCAATTAAGGATAAAGATACAATGGACGCAGTTTTTGAAATAAGAGATATCACAGATAGCCCACATGATAGAATTTACTATTTGCAAGAAGTTATCAAAAGACCTCCAAGAGATATCCGAGTAATTACAATTGGAGATGAGCCTATTGCAGCCATGTATAGAAAATCTTCAGGTGGCTTTAAAACGAATATTGCATTAGGAGCAGATCCAGAACTTTGTGAGATCACAAAAGACATGGAAGATCTTGCCAGTAAAGCTTCCAAAGCCATGGGGAGTGGCATTTTAGGAATAGACATGATGGAGGATGAGAAAAGAGGTTTAGTTGTTCATGAAGTAAATAATACTGTAGAATTCAAAGGATTAGCAAGAGTTGCCAAGCAAAATATACCAAAAAAAATGGTAGAATTTGCGCTAGACTACGTTAGGAAATAA
- a CDS encoding MFS transporter — translation MQKIQVNNLVRSATFFQHAGISIIFVFMPLIAKGVTESIFEIGLLVASFSFSQILSEIYFGRHSDKRGTRLKFIRLGFIGCAIAFGLHYFADDLGMFFLVRIAAGIASGIMIPAMIAYTYEANIDKKRAATVISFHALGWLAGIAAAGFANDLKLIFIISSLSFVIGFLFTIKLPNPQQEKELTPGTTKKVISKNKYLFSSLLLRHIGAAAVWTILPILLMERLGAELYQISIVYVANTLTAFILMNVMASKINLSNVTKFKIGIGCTTFVFIGLAFITDWWMAMPFMSLVGGTWAFLFIGGNFHLMENNPRSTSTGIFSSTISIATVVGPVVAGSIAFLFDYTAVMYFAIAIIICAFGISLKIK, via the coding sequence ATGCAAAAGATTCAAGTGAATAACCTAGTTCGTAGTGCAACCTTCTTTCAACATGCAGGAATCTCAATAATTTTTGTTTTCATGCCTTTAATTGCAAAGGGAGTTACCGAATCCATATTTGAGATTGGGCTCTTAGTAGCATCATTTAGTTTTTCCCAAATTTTATCAGAAATTTACTTTGGAAGACATTCAGATAAGAGAGGAACCAGGCTCAAATTTATCAGACTAGGCTTCATTGGTTGTGCCATTGCATTTGGATTGCATTATTTTGCCGATGATCTTGGAATGTTCTTTCTTGTTAGAATAGCAGCAGGAATTGCTAGTGGAATTATGATTCCTGCAATGATTGCATACACCTATGAGGCAAATATTGATAAAAAAAGAGCAGCAACGGTAATTTCATTTCATGCACTTGGATGGCTTGCAGGAATTGCAGCTGCAGGATTTGCTAACGATCTTAAATTAATTTTCATAATTAGTTCATTATCTTTTGTTATTGGATTTTTGTTTACAATAAAACTACCAAACCCTCAACAAGAAAAGGAATTAACACCGGGAACTACAAAAAAAGTAATTTCTAAAAACAAGTATCTTTTTTCATCATTACTACTTCGACATATTGGTGCAGCTGCTGTTTGGACTATACTTCCAATATTATTAATGGAGAGACTAGGGGCAGAACTTTATCAAATATCAATTGTTTATGTTGCAAATACACTGACAGCATTTATTTTGATGAATGTCATGGCAAGTAAAATTAATCTCTCAAATGTAACAAAATTTAAAATTGGAATTGGGTGCACAACTTTCGTCTTTATTGGATTAGCATTTATTACAGATTGGTGGATGGCAATGCCATTTATGTCACTAGTGGGAGGAACATGGGCATTTTTATTCATTGGAGGAAATTTTCATCTAATGGAAAATAATCCTCGTTCCACATCAACTGGGATATTTAGTTCAACAATATCTATTGCTACAGTAGTTGGTCCTGTAGTTGCAGGAAGTATTGCATTTCTATTTGATTACACTGCAGTAATGTATTTTGCAATTGCAATAATCATTTGTGCATTTGGCATTTCATTAAAAATCAAGTAG
- a CDS encoding 2-isopropylmalate synthase, translating to MKDPNHYANIYNAYDKNPKKIKVLDSTLREGEQHPGVSFTSKQRIQIAWMLDYFGVDQIEISPVVSSDHKEATKTIIKQGLKADIVSHGRALKEDIDVSLDCDAKWCAAYLGISDIHLKDKLRISREQALERAVETVEYAKSHGLKIRFTVEDGSRAEPEFLLKVCKAIEEVGVDRISLPDTVGILRPIGMYNFVKKVRDVVDVPLDAHVHNDIGFAVANAFSACDAGVDQIHTTIDGIGERTGIPPLAEVAVALTYLYKSPNDFRLDMLLDLSRLIEDYTSIKPYDSKPIVGSSAYKHKAGTHLAAILRNPAAYEPIPPRAVGNRRRIVFGELAGKTGAAYLMSLLGLEKDDEGAKAVAAGLKSLRMGDLIEIPLEDRLEKRIINDK from the coding sequence ATGAAAGATCCGAATCACTATGCAAACATCTACAATGCATACGATAAAAATCCAAAGAAAATCAAGGTATTAGATAGTACCTTAAGAGAAGGAGAACAACATCCAGGTGTTTCTTTTACAAGTAAGCAAAGAATTCAGATTGCATGGATGTTAGATTATTTTGGAGTTGATCAAATTGAAATTTCGCCTGTTGTATCTAGTGATCATAAAGAAGCAACTAAAACAATAATCAAACAAGGACTCAAGGCAGATATTGTTTCACATGGACGTGCACTCAAAGAAGATATTGATGTGTCATTGGATTGTGATGCAAAATGGTGTGCGGCATATTTAGGAATTTCAGATATTCATCTTAAAGACAAATTAAGAATTTCTAGAGAGCAAGCACTTGAGAGAGCTGTTGAAACTGTAGAATATGCAAAATCACATGGACTAAAAATTAGATTCACAGTTGAAGATGGAAGCAGAGCAGAGCCAGAATTTTTACTAAAAGTATGTAAAGCAATTGAAGAGGTAGGAGTCGATAGAATTAGTCTTCCAGATACTGTTGGTATTTTACGACCTATTGGAATGTATAATTTTGTTAAAAAAGTCAGAGACGTAGTCGATGTACCCCTTGATGCACATGTTCATAATGATATTGGGTTTGCAGTAGCAAATGCATTTTCTGCGTGTGATGCTGGAGTGGACCAAATCCATACAACAATTGATGGTATAGGGGAAAGAACTGGAATTCCACCACTTGCAGAAGTTGCAGTAGCATTAACATATTTGTACAAATCACCAAATGATTTCAGATTAGATATGCTACTAGATCTTTCAAGATTAATTGAAGATTATACATCAATAAAACCATATGATTCAAAACCTATTGTAGGTTCATCGGCATACAAACACAAAGCAGGAACACATCTTGCCGCAATTCTTAGAAATCCAGCAGCATACGAGCCAATTCCTCCAAGAGCAGTGGGAAATAGGAGAAGAATTGTCTTTGGAGAATTAGCTGGTAAAACTGGTGCTGCCTACTTGATGTCATTATTGGGACTTGAAAAAGATGATGAGGGTGCAAAGGCAGTAGCAGCCGGACTAAAGAGTCTCAGAATGGGGGATCTAATTGAAATACCATTGGAAGACAGACTTGAAAAAAGGATAATTAATGATAAATAA
- the argC gene encoding N-acetyl-gamma-glutamyl-phosphate reductase yields the protein MKVGVVGASGYVGGETLRLLVNHPDVEISMVTSRQHVGEYLHRVQPSLKGFTDLTFSELDYDKLTDKCDLVFTAVPHGTATEIVKALYDRGIKIIDLSADYRLHDQDAYDKWYGWEHPHPDYLAKSVFGVPELHREAIKKAQLVSCPGCMAVTSMLALAPLIRNDIIDTDHIVVDSKIGSSGAGSGSGTAHAMRAGVIRPYKPAKHRHTGEIEQELSEIAGKKIHVSMSPHAVDVVRGILCTNHTFMKKDIEEKELWKLYRQAYGEEKFIRLIRDKKGLYKFPDPKFLVGSNFCDIGFDIDEDNNRLIALSASDNLMKGAAGSAIQNMNVMCGFDEMNGLRYTPLTPV from the coding sequence ATGAAAGTAGGTGTTGTAGGAGCATCAGGTTATGTAGGTGGAGAGACACTCCGTCTTCTTGTTAATCATCCAGATGTCGAGATATCCATGGTAACATCAAGACAACATGTAGGAGAATATCTACACAGAGTTCAACCAAGCTTAAAGGGATTTACCGATCTAACATTTTCAGAATTAGACTATGACAAGTTAACGGACAAATGTGATCTTGTATTTACTGCAGTACCTCATGGAACTGCCACTGAAATAGTAAAAGCCCTCTACGACAGAGGCATAAAAATAATTGATTTGAGTGCAGATTATAGATTACATGACCAGGATGCATACGATAAATGGTATGGATGGGAACACCCACATCCTGATTATTTAGCAAAATCAGTTTTTGGAGTTCCTGAATTACATAGAGAGGCAATTAAAAAAGCACAACTAGTTTCATGTCCAGGTTGTATGGCAGTAACATCAATGTTAGCCCTTGCACCATTAATTCGAAATGATATCATCGATACGGATCATATTGTAGTGGATTCAAAAATTGGGTCCTCTGGAGCAGGGTCTGGTTCAGGAACAGCACATGCAATGAGAGCAGGGGTGATTAGACCATACAAACCAGCAAAGCATAGACACACAGGCGAAATAGAACAAGAACTAAGTGAAATTGCAGGAAAGAAAATACATGTTTCAATGAGTCCACATGCAGTAGATGTTGTTCGTGGAATTTTATGTACAAATCACACATTTATGAAAAAAGATATTGAAGAAAAAGAGCTGTGGAAATTATATCGTCAAGCTTATGGCGAAGAGAAGTTCATTAGACTGATCAGAGATAAAAAAGGATTATACAAATTCCCAGATCCAAAGTTTTTGGTTGGTTCAAACTTTTGTGACATAGGATTTGATATTGACGAAGACAATAATAGATTAATTGCACTATCTGCATCGGACAATCTGATGAAAGGTGCTGCAGGTTCTGCCATTCAAAACATGAATGTAATGTGTGGTTTTGATGAAATGAATGGACTCAGATACACACCGTTAACTCCTGTTTAG
- a CDS encoding acetylornithine/succinylornithine family transaminase, translated as MSEDQFMGNLYQRFPVTIEKGVGAHVWDIDGKEYIDCMGGYGVSLVGHQNQRVNNAIKEQIDKIITVHSSLYNKTREEFLKLLIGLAPKGLTQVHLNNSGAEAIEAAIKFARKFTGKKGMVAMKGSYHGKSFGALSLTFNPKYKKAFEPLVEKVSFASFGDIQSLREVIDDDTAFVILEPIQGESGINVAPDGFLQDVRKLCDEKGILLIFDEIQAGLGRTGRLWACDHWNTAPDILCLAKGIAGGVPMGATLVRPDILAAMSKGEHSSTFGGNPISCAAGIAALKALTEDGLIENSEKMGKLFREGLEKLKEKHTMIREIRGKGLMIGVEMKFEVRDILMGLIKEGVLMLYSGRNILRILPPLVITEDDITKVLHALDSVLTKEEEKRDV; from the coding sequence ATGAGTGAAGATCAATTCATGGGAAATCTCTATCAGAGATTTCCAGTTACTATTGAAAAAGGAGTAGGAGCTCATGTTTGGGATATTGACGGAAAAGAATACATTGATTGTATGGGAGGATATGGTGTTTCATTAGTCGGTCATCAGAATCAAAGAGTAAATAATGCAATAAAAGAACAAATCGATAAAATAATTACAGTGCACAGTTCACTGTACAATAAAACTAGAGAAGAATTTTTAAAATTACTAATAGGATTAGCTCCAAAAGGACTAACACAAGTTCATTTAAACAACAGCGGTGCAGAAGCAATTGAAGCTGCAATAAAGTTTGCAAGAAAATTTACAGGAAAAAAAGGAATGGTTGCAATGAAAGGATCCTATCATGGAAAATCATTTGGAGCTTTATCATTAACATTTAATCCAAAATACAAAAAAGCATTTGAACCACTTGTGGAGAAAGTTTCATTTGCATCATTTGGCGACATACAATCACTTCGTGAAGTGATTGATGATGATACAGCATTTGTGATTTTAGAACCAATTCAAGGAGAGAGTGGAATTAATGTTGCACCAGATGGATTTTTGCAAGATGTTAGAAAACTCTGTGATGAAAAAGGAATTCTGTTAATTTTTGACGAAATACAAGCAGGATTGGGGAGAACAGGACGATTATGGGCATGTGACCATTGGAACACAGCACCAGATATTTTATGTCTTGCAAAAGGAATTGCAGGAGGAGTTCCAATGGGTGCAACACTAGTAAGACCAGATATACTTGCAGCAATGAGTAAAGGAGAGCATTCTTCAACATTTGGAGGCAATCCAATTTCATGCGCTGCAGGAATAGCAGCATTAAAAGCATTGACTGAAGATGGCTTGATTGAAAATTCTGAAAAGATGGGGAAATTATTCAGAGAGGGTTTAGAGAAACTAAAAGAAAAACACACCATGATTAGAGAAATTCGTGGAAAGGGATTAATGATTGGAGTTGAGATGAAATTTGAAGTCAGAGACATACTAATGGGTTTAATTAAAGAAGGAGTTCTAATGCTTTATTCAGGGCGAAATATACTAAGAATTTTACCACCATTAGTAATTACCGAAGATGACATAACAAAAGTTTTACATGCTCTAGATTCTGTATTAACAAAAGAGGAAGAAAAGAGAGATGTATAA
- a CDS encoding [LysW]-aminoadipate/[LysW]-glutamate kinase has product MITIKIGGSVVDNLHPSTISDIKKVSETEGVILVHGGGKEVTKVCEQLGKEPKFVTSPSGIKSRYTDKETAEIFTMVMSGRINKTIVQMLQKNGINAIGLSGVDAKIIEADRKKKLLIVNEKGRKQAIDGGYTGKIRDVNAKFIKLLLEQGLTPVISPIAISEESEFLNVDGDRAAAYVAGKVGSDKVLFITNVDGLLIDEKLVTNLTLAEAKEIRPKIGPGMEKKILASTEALDMGVKEALIANGQKENPISSAIAHDNCTVIKHE; this is encoded by the coding sequence ATGATCACAATCAAAATTGGTGGAAGCGTTGTTGATAATTTACATCCATCTACAATTTCAGACATAAAAAAAGTTTCAGAAACTGAGGGAGTAATTTTAGTTCACGGTGGAGGAAAAGAAGTTACAAAAGTTTGCGAACAATTAGGAAAAGAACCAAAATTTGTAACATCACCAAGTGGAATCAAAAGCAGATACACTGACAAAGAAACAGCAGAAATTTTTACAATGGTAATGTCTGGCAGAATCAACAAAACCATTGTTCAAATGCTTCAAAAAAATGGAATTAATGCAATTGGACTTTCCGGAGTAGATGCAAAAATAATAGAAGCAGATAGAAAAAAGAAACTTCTAATTGTAAATGAAAAAGGCCGAAAACAAGCAATTGATGGCGGTTATACAGGTAAAATCAGAGATGTAAATGCGAAATTTATCAAGTTGCTCTTAGAGCAAGGGCTCACTCCAGTTATTTCACCAATAGCAATTAGCGAAGAATCAGAATTTCTAAATGTAGATGGAGATAGAGCAGCTGCATATGTCGCAGGGAAAGTAGGAAGTGACAAAGTATTGTTCATCACAAATGTAGATGGGCTTTTAATCGATGAGAAACTCGTTACTAATCTAACATTGGCTGAAGCAAAAGAGATCAGACCTAAAATTGGTCCTGGTATGGAGAAAAAAATACTTGCGTCAACTGAAGCCTTAGATATGGGGGTAAAAGAAGCATTAATTGCTAATGGTCAAAAAGAAAATCCAATATCATCTGCAATTGCACATGATAATTGTACGGTGATCAAACATGAGTGA